One Maniola hyperantus chromosome 17, iAphHyp1.2, whole genome shotgun sequence DNA window includes the following coding sequences:
- the LOC117990263 gene encoding uncharacterized protein — protein MNAIIIITMVSDTLAHYIPNSGSPNVGTVLFAPSDLNKRNWSKASIALLQARKYFQDVISSSQLTGSINEEYITNLLNYFENSYKIVKRETKYLSIRNVMDVALSDALGGYLKIWVLPITKYAYYGGTVSLDSSLKIFKAYEDIKRSLKTDGRGWRSPNKNLLNSVAINIISLPSSSTRNIDKPCQQLAYYENTDAGIKIPMPYINWDTDPPTMFLPLVNQSIVSLSSPSSSSSLLKYYTVADKCIQSEFPQVDDFYKRFQNWLSYEVAPHLNDDKLYAAFGSILSLMNSTKRFCSEQIDNLKEHLLRDPMTPTSKRFLIVALILILELVWCIPTIIYTMCLRKKKIEKNKNNKCIQRLRKSIESMSKCNLNKIDKQKQNINHIHRRKNKILTPKQPKHGLKLYVQPKTTNLEVDVQFPSIVSKYVQLTKSSNNRSSESNFSNYDRMTLVNEVLSKSAIRKNVLELNTTSNLIENSNTNTESRKTKSVVKTNAEKIKDLKLAKTVTLIQNSEKTIKEITYSQENIELLDKYKSNGKNDTIQNNQKITKDRLSVACIKDIQNEEKSKVTQNEPRAKRGKLNEKKTPSKTVMFSQANTISKKQKGAIVETNKIRANSKEHCELRTSDQPMLRILIERPQNSIKVGITSFKGTTRKPSKIPKVVSGKYPNNNSVRKTTDSCTVNSNSKNNKTIHTREFIIKGKASDDSAIKQTSIVDKKLNLTL, from the coding sequence ATGAATGcaatcattattattacaatGGTGTCCGATACTCTAGCGCATTATATACCAAATTCAGGTTCACCTAATGTCGGAACTGTCCTCTTTGCACCCTCAGATCTGAACAAAAGGAACTGGAGTAAAGCAAGCATAGCATTATTACAAGCCCGCAAGTACTTCCAGGATGTTATATCATCCTCACAGCTAACAGGCAGTATAAATGAAGAGTATATAACCAATTTACTGAATTACTTCGAAAACTCATACAAGATAGTCAAACGCGAAACCAAATATCTCTCCATACGTAACGTTATGGATGTAGCGCTATCAGATGCTCTAGGAGGATACCTCAAAATATGGGTTTTACCAATTACTAAATACGCATATTATGGAGGAACTGTGTCTTTAGACAGCTCTCTTAAAATCTTTAAAGCGTATGAAGATATCAAAAGAAGTTTAAAAACAGACGGACGTGGGTGGCGCAGcccaaataaaaatttattaaattccgtcgcaataaatataatttctcTACCCTCTTCTTCCACCAGAAACATTGACAAGCCGTGCCAACAGTTAGCGTACTACGAAAATACTGATGCAGGTATAAAAATTCCAATGCCTTATATAAATTGGGACACAGATCCACCAACTATGTTTTTACCACTGGTAAATCAATCAATTGTTTCACTATCTTCCCCAAGTTCTTCGTCATCATTACTGAAGTATTATACCGTCGCTGACAAGTGTATACAATCTGAATTTCCCCAAGTAGATGATTTCTATAAGAGATTTCAGAATTGGCTCTCGTATGAGGTAGCTCCACATTTGAATGATGATAAGTTGTACGCGGCTTTCGGAAGTATCCTCAGTCTGATGAATTCAACCAAACGATTTTGCAGTGAACAAATAGATAATTTAAAAGAACATTTACTGCGAGACCCTATGACACCTACTTCGAAAAGGTTCCTCATTGTAGCTTTAATATTAATACTAGAACTAGTTTGGTGTATTCCCACTATAATCTATACAATGTGTttaagaaagaagaaaatagaaaaaaataaaaacaacaaatgTATCCAGAGATTACGAAAATCTATAGAAAGTATGAGCAAATGTAATCTTAATAAAATAGACaagcaaaaacaaaatataaaccaCATCCACAGacgtaaaaacaaaatattaactcCTAAGCAACCAAAGCATGGGCTAAAGCTTTACGTCCAACCAAAAACAACGAATTTAGAAGTGGACGTTCAATTTCCTTCTATTGTTTCCAAGTATGTGCAATTAACCAAATCCAGTAATAATAGATCGTCTGAAAGTAATTTCTCAAATTATGATCGTATGACTTTAGTCAATGAAGTACTTTCAAAATCGGCTATAAGAAAAAATGTTCTAGAATTGAATACAACTAGTAATTTGATTGAAAATTCTAATACAAACACAGAATCGAGGAAGACCAAAAGTGTAGTAAAAACAAATGCTGAAAAAATAAAAGACCTAAAACTGGCCAAAACCGTCACACTTATACAGAACAGTGAAAAGACTATCAAAGAAATTACATATTCACAAGAAAATATAGAATTATTAGATAAATACAAATCAAATGGTAAAAATGATACTATCCAGAATAATCAAAAGATAACCAAGGATCGTCTTAGTGTAGCTTGCATAAAAGATATTCAAAATGAAGAAAAAAGTAAAGTAACGCAAAACGAACCCAGAGCAAAACGTGGAAAGCTTAATGAAAAGAAAACTCCAAGTAAAACTGTTATGTTTTCGCAGGCGAATACAATATCCAAAAAACAGAAAGGAGCCATTGTCGAGACCAATAAAATTAGAGCCAACAGTAAGGAACATTGTGAACTTAGAACTTCCGATCAGCCCATGCTAAGAATACTGATAGAAAGGCCACAGAATTCAATAAAAGTGGGAATTACTAGCTTTAAAGGAACAACAAGAAAACCAAGTAAGATACCAAAAGTTGTATCAGGTAAATATCCTAATAATAACTCAGTAAGAAAAACTACTGATTCATGTACTGTAAATAgtaattcaaaaaataataaaacaatacaTACAAGAGAGTTTATTATAAAGGGAAAAGCATCAGATGACAGTGCCATTAAACAAACCTCAATCGTGGATAAGAAATTAAATCTGACTCTTTAA